DNA from Candidatus Woesearchaeota archaeon:
AAGGCTTCAAAACACAAGTCCGGATGGTTTAGCTTGGATATAATTCGGCCCTGCGGAGGCCGAGACCCGGGTTCAAATCCCGGTCCGGACGTTCTTTTTTCAAAGCCCGCCGTCCCGGGATTGGAACGTACGACACGCCGTAGATTATTTTTAAATACGCCCCATCAGGTAAAATACTCATGCGCAAGAAAATAAAAAAAACAGTTCATCTCTCAGGCTACGTGTTCTGGGTGCTTGTTGTTGTTCTAGGTCTCTATTTACTCCTTGCAAAACCCGAACTTGAAGCACAACTCCTCGTAGAACAACAAGGAAAAATTGTAGCACCTGTAGGAGAACCAATTGACGTCTTCTACGTGATTAAGAATACGGGACTTGACGTAGCTCACGTAGAAAACGTGTTCATCTATGACGTAGACACCAAAGAACCATTAAGACTCTCAAGAAGCTATCCAAAACACGCATTTAACATTTGGCCGGGCGATGAGAAACTGATACGCATGGAAGTTGTCCAGCCAGATGGAAAAAACGAAGTACGCGTAGCGCTTAATGTTGCTTACAGGGATAGCGATGATGTAGCACCGACAAGCCCCGTGACACTTGCATGGGAGTAAAATCTTTTCTTTCATGTTAGCAACGTTTGCAGGCGGATGTTTTTGGTGCACTGCTGAAGCGTATAGTGAAAAGCCAGGAGTTCTAAGCGTAGTTTCCGGCTATGCTGGAGGAACCGTTGAGCATCCAACATATGAAGAAGTTTCAACAGGAACTACAGGACATCGAGAAGCAATACAAATAACCTATGACCCCAAACAAATTTCTTATGAAGGGCTTCTTGATGTGTATTGGCGATCAATAGATCCTCTTGATGAAGAAGGTCAATTCAACGATAGAGGATTTCAATACACCACAGCAATATTCTACCATGATGATGAGCAGAAAAGAAAGGCAGAGAGATCCAAAAAGGAGTGGGAGAAGAGACTAGGCAAGAGAATAGCGACGAAAATAGAACCTTACAAAAACTTTTACGCAGCAGAAGAGTACCACCAAGAATATCACAAGAAGAACCCTCTGAGGTACAAGCTGTATAAGGTAGGTTCGGGAAGAGCTGCGTTTTTTAAGAAGAAATTCTCGTCGGAATAAGAAGCATGGATTCAAATAGCTCCAAAGGATGCATAAAATGAGTGTGAACAAGACACGCAAAAACGCAACCCTGGCATCAAAAACTCTCTCAAGGACTTGAACTAATGCGTAGAAGAATTGGGGTATGCAAAAATTCAAGAAGATCATAAGGTCATGCACACTTCTTAGAGGTCACATCACAGCGCTGAGTTACTTTTATATACTGCTTGTGATGAAAAAGGTTTTCTATGAGTGATAACTTTCACAGTGTACTACTCTCGCAGGCACAAGGACTTGACGCAAAACTTTGTGGCGAGTATTTTGCAAAGCGTCTTGGTTATCCTGACCCGAATTCAGAGTTTGCAGAACACATTGGACCTGCAAAGTACCTTTTTCGTGTCCCGTTTATTCGTGGTCCGCTTTTTGAACAAGCAAAGAAAAGGTATTTTTTTCCAAAAGGGTATGACTCAGTCGTACTTCTTAACAACCAAGTCCTCTCGTCCACAACATTTCAAATAAAAGCAGATAAGTCTCTTCATATTTTTTCCATTCACACACCTGCAGCACTTCGTGGAAACGGATACACACGAAGAGTTCAAGAAGACGTTATTGCTGTTGCACGAGAAAAGGGTTGTTCACGTGTACGACTAGGAGCAGGAGGACACCCTGTTCTTGATAAACTTCTCCTATTTCTTGAACAAAAGCAAAAAGATCTAGACATACGCGTCGAGGATAACTACTGGATAACGCTGATGTAATGTTTTCATCATCCTATGCAAACAGGTCAGTTAAAGAAGGGCCGTTCTTGACTTAAACAGTTTCTTTCTTACCAAATACTTTCATCATACTATCTTGAGGAGTTGCATGTTTCAACATACGCTCTCTTAGAATACTCGAAAGATACTCTTTTAAATCAGCTGGTGCTTGATAGACTAATGACCCCTCAAGAAATTATTGAGCGCAACAACAAAGAGCACATTGTAGACAAGGAACGGCTCAAGCAACTTCTAGGTCAAGCAAAAGACGTTTTCAAAACACATCACTCGCCGCACATCCATTTTGAACGATCAATTTTCATCAATTGGACTTGTGGCATTGC
Protein-coding regions in this window:
- the msrA gene encoding peptide-methionine (S)-S-oxide reductase → MLATFAGGCFWCTAEAYSEKPGVLSVVSGYAGGTVEHPTYEEVSTGTTGHREAIQITYDPKQISYEGLLDVYWRSIDPLDEEGQFNDRGFQYTTAIFYHDDEQKRKAERSKKEWEKRLGKRIATKIEPYKNFYAAEEYHQEYHKKNPLRYKLYKVGSGRAAFFKKKFSSE